In Ostrea edulis chromosome 4, xbOstEdul1.1, whole genome shotgun sequence, a single window of DNA contains:
- the LOC130054346 gene encoding uncharacterized protein LOC130054346, with protein sequence MGTYGKDCVNHCSSHCRNMTCNPITGPCLESCTPGYLGSFCNNQSPIVSNDEYSTADAYIAALSISLVINLSLVVVIVILLRQLYNRKQEKGSSDYVTSAEISPPSQVSNNDLHQYQELNMPNDNSYQNLSLRDRS encoded by the exons ATGGGAACCTACGGCAAAGATTGTGTAAATCACTGCAGCAGTCATTGCAGAAATATGACATGTAATCCAATCACTGGACCTTGTCTGGAGAGCTGTACACCTGGTTACTTAGGGAGTTTCTGCAACAATC aGTCACCTATTGTCAGTAATGACGAGTATAGTACTGCGGATGCCTACATCGCAGCCTTGTCTATCTCACTGGTTATCAACTTGAGCCTGGTCGTTGTCATTGTTATATTATTGAG GCAACTCTATAACAGAAAACAAGAGAAAGGTTCGTCTGACTATGTTACTAGTGCCGAAATATCACCGCCATCACAAGTGAGCAATAACGATCTACACCAGTATCAGGAACTCAACATGCCCAATGATAATTCATATCAGAATCTGTCATTAAGAGATCGTTcataa